The following proteins come from a genomic window of Aquimarina sp. MAR_2010_214:
- a CDS encoding flavohemoglobin expression-modulating QEGLA motif protein has product MQQLKISEIIKLIEQKKTFEAIAPDNSFSIKINKYVPYCCTAIHDGGNLRDRLRNKIAIDDYNRWYEEDPHTGQFIDSLPITIVGLDSRFEYDLNRKPEDCIYDEAWGKQVWKRPLTPAEKQASLQKHHNFYKVIHALIKKLEELYDSCIVYDLHSYNYQRWDRTVPLFNIGTERIDSAKYETFIENWVAELSAISLTGIENQTAINDVFFGRGYNLEFITQNFSNTLVLATEIKKVYSNELTGEDYPKLIRELQQKLKRAILNNAQYFSEENTNWRSKNSVHLLDKKTDPAIVSVDKKLFKLLKGFELLAYVNPINTNSEQKRFIKNKYAKPPKFKYAPIKINPFELKQQLSTLRTQDISDVSIRELYESVINSYFDKIDLLSALGTKKFLYNSLRYFGRPSKKDLTNAEYILHLPSIPSEPKRVPFLSMDEAMGAFKNALDEYGIDCKIELSKRVISQVMVLNSKKTILIRPDAKFTRKEANALIEHEIGVHMVTTQNSSDEKLNIFNLGLPMNTMTQEGLAILSEYLSGNITLKRLKKIAFRVVITDMMCSGADFIECFNFLVNRHGVSTNDAYIIVTRIFRGGGFTKDYLYLSGFEKILKLWKADINLSPLLVGKTSMDFYNTINEMIEREIIAKPKHITKSFEHPIDYQSNEIYEYIISGLS; this is encoded by the coding sequence ATGCAGCAATTAAAAATTAGTGAGATAATTAAGCTAATAGAGCAAAAGAAGACCTTTGAAGCTATAGCTCCGGATAATTCTTTCAGTATAAAAATCAATAAGTATGTACCCTATTGCTGTACGGCCATTCATGATGGTGGTAACCTTCGAGATCGGTTAAGAAACAAAATTGCCATCGATGATTATAACCGATGGTATGAAGAAGATCCACATACTGGTCAATTTATCGACTCTTTACCTATTACAATAGTCGGATTGGACTCTCGTTTTGAGTATGATCTCAATAGAAAGCCAGAAGATTGCATCTACGATGAAGCATGGGGTAAACAAGTATGGAAACGTCCACTTACGCCAGCAGAAAAACAAGCAAGTCTTCAAAAGCATCATAACTTTTACAAAGTCATCCATGCATTGATCAAGAAGCTAGAAGAGCTATATGATTCTTGTATCGTTTATGATTTACACTCTTATAACTACCAACGTTGGGATAGGACTGTACCACTTTTTAATATAGGTACAGAACGCATTGATAGTGCGAAATATGAAACATTTATTGAAAACTGGGTCGCCGAATTAAGTGCTATTTCGCTAACAGGTATAGAGAATCAGACGGCAATCAATGATGTGTTCTTTGGTAGAGGTTATAATCTTGAATTTATTACTCAAAACTTTTCTAATACACTTGTGCTAGCTACGGAAATTAAAAAAGTTTATAGCAATGAATTAACAGGTGAAGATTATCCTAAATTAATACGAGAATTACAGCAAAAACTAAAACGAGCAATTCTTAATAACGCACAATATTTCAGTGAGGAAAACACCAATTGGAGATCTAAAAACAGTGTACATTTATTAGATAAGAAAACAGATCCAGCTATTGTTTCTGTAGATAAAAAGCTTTTCAAATTATTGAAAGGTTTTGAATTATTGGCTTACGTCAATCCAATCAACACGAACTCTGAACAAAAGCGGTTTATCAAAAATAAATACGCCAAACCTCCTAAGTTTAAGTATGCACCCATTAAAATCAATCCATTTGAGCTAAAACAGCAATTAAGTACACTAAGAACACAGGATATATCTGATGTTTCTATTCGTGAACTATATGAGTCAGTAATCAATAGTTACTTTGATAAGATTGATTTATTATCAGCTCTAGGTACAAAGAAGTTCTTATACAACTCCCTTCGATATTTTGGAAGACCTAGCAAAAAAGACTTAACCAATGCTGAATATATTCTTCACTTGCCATCTATCCCTAGTGAACCGAAAAGAGTACCTTTTCTATCGATGGATGAAGCCATGGGCGCATTTAAAAATGCACTAGATGAATACGGAATCGATTGTAAAATTGAACTGAGTAAGCGAGTAATTTCTCAAGTAATGGTACTGAACTCAAAAAAGACAATCTTAATTCGACCAGATGCTAAATTCACTAGAAAAGAAGCCAATGCACTCATAGAACATGAAATTGGCGTACACATGGTAACTACACAAAACTCTTCAGATGAGAAACTAAATATTTTCAATCTTGGTCTACCAATGAATACCATGACCCAAGAAGGATTAGCCATTTTATCTGAATATCTAAGTGGAAACATTACTTTGAAAAGGCTAAAAAAAATAGCATTCAGAGTAGTTATTACGGATATGATGTGTAGTGGGGCTGATTTCATTGAATGCTTCAATTTCCTAGTTAATCGACATGGTGTTTCAACTAATGATGCATACATCATAGTGACAAGGATTTTTAGAGGTGGTGGATTTACCAAAGACTATCTATACCTAAGTGGATTTGAGAAAATATTGAAACTATGGAAAGCAGATATAAATCTTTCTCCGCTATTGGTTGGTAAAACTTCTATGGACTTCTACAATACCATCAATGAAATGATAGAAAGAGAAATTATAGCAAAACCAAAGCATATAACGAAAAGTTTCGAGCATCCTATTGACTATCAAAGCAATGAGATTTATGAGTACATCATTAGTGGGCTTAGTTAG
- a CDS encoding polynucleotide kinase-phosphatase: MEKKKIHIPELSLVVLVGTSGSGKSTFAKQNFLPTETVSSDYCRGVVSDDENSMEATKDAFELAHYIIKKRLKRGNLTVVDATNVQVDARKPLLQIAKEFHTLPVAIVLNIDKKICQERNIERPDRNFGGHVIRNQHSQLKRSLRQLKREGFRYIHVINSPEEVEQIEIVKDKLWNNKRHITGPFDIIGDIHGCFTELKELLEKLEYKIITHKDRDKNYGYTVSNPADRRAIFVGDLVDRGPASNEVLRLVMSMVKNDQAYVVCGNHDSKLYKKLSGRNVQIKHGLAETLEQLENEPQEFIDELKAFLDKLISHYVLDNGKLVVAHAGLKEEMQGRGSGAVRSFCMYGDTTGEIDEFGLPVRLDWAKDYKGKAMVVYGHTPVPEAEWLNKTIDIDTGCVFGGKLTALRYPEKELVEVKAKKVYAESKKPLVPETNNLSAQHENDDIIDIKDVSGKRHIKTKYNETITIREEHSIAALEVMSRFAVNPKWLAYLPPTMSPSETSTISNYLEHPEEAIKYYQSRGVNKIVCQEKHMGSRAVFVVGKDEDAIAKGFGITGEGIGKIYTRTGRGFFTDLELEQAILRRFGDALTKNDFWNTFGSDWAIFDCELMPWSAKAMQLIEDQYAAVGSAGEIALKAISKQLENAVSKHPELNSLLNKTKQQSNLNTKFKKAYNQYCWDVKSIEDYKIAPFHLLATEGEVHTDKDHQWHMNTIADITSKDSLLIATSYKVIHLDNEKEVSDAIDWWIQLTQKGGEGIVVKPFDFITKGKKGLIQPAIKCRGKEYLRIIYGADYDTDINLKNLRNRGLSKKRSMAIREFSLGLEALDRFVNKAPLRDIHECVFGVLAMESEPVDPRL; encoded by the coding sequence ATGGAAAAGAAAAAAATACATATACCAGAATTATCATTAGTAGTTTTAGTCGGAACCTCTGGTTCGGGGAAATCGACGTTTGCTAAACAAAATTTCTTACCTACAGAAACTGTTTCTTCAGATTATTGTAGAGGAGTAGTATCTGATGATGAAAATAGTATGGAAGCAACAAAAGATGCTTTTGAGTTAGCACATTATATTATCAAAAAGCGATTAAAACGAGGAAATCTTACAGTGGTAGATGCTACAAATGTTCAGGTAGATGCTAGGAAACCTTTATTACAAATAGCAAAAGAGTTCCATACACTTCCTGTAGCTATTGTTTTAAACATTGATAAAAAGATTTGTCAGGAAAGAAATATAGAACGTCCCGATAGAAATTTTGGAGGCCATGTGATTAGAAACCAACATAGTCAATTAAAAAGGTCTTTAAGACAATTAAAAAGAGAAGGTTTTCGATATATCCATGTGATCAATTCTCCGGAAGAAGTAGAACAGATTGAAATTGTCAAAGATAAGCTATGGAATAATAAAAGGCATATCACAGGACCTTTTGATATTATTGGGGATATTCACGGATGTTTTACAGAGCTTAAAGAATTACTGGAAAAACTAGAGTATAAAATAATTACACATAAAGACAGGGATAAGAATTACGGATATACTGTAAGTAACCCAGCTGATAGAAGAGCAATCTTTGTGGGCGATCTAGTAGATAGAGGTCCGGCATCCAATGAGGTGTTGAGGTTAGTAATGTCTATGGTCAAGAATGATCAGGCCTATGTTGTTTGTGGAAACCATGATAGTAAACTTTACAAGAAACTAAGTGGTAGAAATGTCCAAATCAAACATGGTTTGGCAGAAACCTTGGAACAATTAGAAAATGAACCTCAGGAATTTATCGATGAGTTAAAAGCATTCTTGGATAAATTGATCAGTCATTATGTCCTTGATAATGGTAAATTAGTGGTAGCGCATGCCGGATTGAAAGAAGAAATGCAAGGTAGAGGATCTGGAGCTGTAAGATCATTCTGTATGTATGGAGATACCACTGGAGAAATTGATGAATTTGGTTTGCCTGTTCGATTAGACTGGGCAAAAGATTACAAAGGCAAAGCCATGGTAGTTTATGGTCATACACCTGTGCCAGAAGCAGAATGGCTAAACAAAACAATTGATATTGATACAGGTTGTGTTTTTGGAGGAAAACTTACTGCGCTAAGATATCCAGAAAAAGAATTGGTAGAAGTGAAAGCAAAAAAAGTGTATGCTGAATCTAAAAAACCATTAGTTCCAGAAACAAATAATCTATCTGCACAACATGAAAATGATGATATCATTGATATTAAAGATGTATCAGGAAAAAGACATATCAAAACTAAATATAATGAGACAATTACAATAAGAGAAGAACACAGCATTGCAGCATTAGAGGTAATGAGTCGATTTGCTGTAAACCCAAAATGGTTAGCATATTTACCGCCTACAATGTCACCAAGTGAAACGAGCACTATTTCAAATTATCTTGAACATCCAGAAGAAGCGATCAAATATTATCAATCCAGAGGTGTGAATAAAATTGTTTGCCAAGAAAAACATATGGGCTCCCGAGCTGTATTTGTTGTGGGTAAGGATGAAGATGCTATTGCAAAAGGTTTCGGTATTACTGGAGAAGGAATTGGGAAAATATATACTCGAACTGGAAGAGGTTTTTTTACAGATTTAGAATTAGAACAAGCTATTCTTAGAAGATTCGGAGATGCATTGACTAAAAATGATTTTTGGAATACCTTTGGTTCTGATTGGGCAATTTTTGATTGTGAATTAATGCCTTGGTCAGCAAAAGCAATGCAATTGATAGAAGATCAATATGCGGCAGTTGGGTCAGCTGGTGAAATTGCATTAAAAGCAATTTCCAAACAACTAGAGAATGCAGTGTCAAAACACCCTGAACTAAATAGTTTATTGAACAAAACAAAGCAGCAGTCAAATTTGAATACTAAATTCAAAAAAGCATATAATCAATATTGTTGGGATGTAAAATCTATAGAAGATTATAAGATCGCTCCTTTTCATCTTTTGGCTACAGAAGGGGAAGTACATACTGATAAAGATCATCAATGGCATATGAATACTATTGCAGATATAACCAGTAAGGATAGCTTATTAATAGCAACGTCATATAAAGTAATTCATTTGGACAACGAAAAAGAAGTCTCAGATGCTATAGACTGGTGGATACAGCTTACTCAAAAAGGCGGAGAAGGAATAGTTGTAAAGCCTTTTGATTTTATTACTAAAGGAAAGAAAGGATTAATCCAACCTGCAATCAAATGTCGAGGTAAAGAGTACTTACGAATTATTTATGGAGCAGATTATGATACAGATATAAACTTAAAAAACCTTCGTAACAGAGGATTGTCTAAAAAACGTTCTATGGCAATACGAGAATTCAGTTTGGGTCTTGAAGCTTTAGATAGATTTGTAAATAAAGCTCCATTGAGGGATATTCATGAATGTGTTTTTGGTGTTTTAGCGATGGAGAGTGAACCAGTGGATCCTAGATTATAA
- a CDS encoding 3' terminal RNA ribose 2'-O-methyltransferase Hen1, with product MLLKITSKGNSASNLGFLLHKHPDRYQIEQLPYGAVHMLYPEVSEEHCSFAMHIEINSVHLARTTKENYNASFKLGHYVNDRSYVASSFLTTAISKFLGSALNGKCNKRPELVDEKLSLEIEVAAVKSRKGKSQIIDFFEPLGYTIDVEEEQLDASNPGWGSSPYFNVKLQHNEIILKGALTHLYVLLPVLDNNKHYYVSEDEVQKLLDKGGEWLKDHPAKELITKKYLKFKKSYTRLALDQLIGETDEIIPIETEEKISLHQIRLETVAEELKKLDIKTVVDLGCGEGKLLKLLLKEKQFEKVLGMDISYRSLEIAKKRLYWDRMSEYQKNKIDLIHGSLNYKDDRIAGFEGASLVEVIEHLDEPRLQALEKVVFKYAKPKNVIITTPNKEYNVLFEGMSVGQMRHSDHRFEWTRKEFETWGDRIAETFDYEVSYKPLGEVDKKYGGASQMAIFKTKKNE from the coding sequence ATGTTACTAAAAATTACTTCAAAAGGAAATAGTGCAAGCAACTTAGGCTTCTTACTACATAAACATCCAGATAGATATCAAATAGAACAATTACCTTACGGAGCAGTACATATGTTATATCCGGAAGTATCAGAAGAACATTGCAGTTTTGCAATGCACATAGAGATTAATAGTGTACATCTTGCTAGAACCACTAAAGAGAATTATAATGCATCTTTTAAACTGGGACATTATGTAAATGACAGATCTTATGTAGCTTCCTCTTTTCTTACCACGGCTATTTCAAAATTTTTAGGGAGTGCGCTTAATGGTAAGTGTAATAAAAGACCTGAACTTGTTGATGAAAAACTTTCTTTAGAGATAGAAGTAGCGGCGGTTAAGTCAAGAAAAGGGAAATCACAAATTATCGATTTCTTTGAACCTTTAGGGTATACTATTGATGTAGAAGAAGAGCAGTTGGATGCTTCAAACCCAGGTTGGGGGAGCAGTCCGTATTTTAATGTGAAACTACAGCATAACGAGATTATCTTAAAAGGGGCATTGACCCATCTGTATGTGTTGCTTCCTGTCCTAGATAATAACAAACATTATTATGTAAGTGAAGACGAAGTTCAAAAGTTATTAGACAAGGGAGGTGAATGGTTAAAAGACCATCCCGCAAAAGAATTGATCACTAAAAAGTACCTGAAGTTTAAAAAAAGTTACACCAGACTGGCATTAGATCAACTTATTGGAGAAACTGATGAAATCATTCCAATAGAAACTGAAGAAAAGATATCATTACATCAAATTAGATTAGAGACTGTTGCAGAAGAACTTAAAAAACTTGATATCAAAACTGTAGTGGATTTAGGTTGTGGAGAAGGAAAACTATTAAAATTGTTACTGAAGGAGAAACAGTTCGAAAAGGTGTTGGGAATGGATATATCTTATAGAAGTTTAGAGATCGCAAAAAAAAGGCTGTATTGGGATCGAATGTCAGAATATCAAAAAAATAAAATTGATTTGATTCATGGTTCATTGAACTATAAAGATGATCGTATTGCTGGTTTTGAAGGGGCGTCATTGGTCGAAGTTATTGAGCATCTTGATGAACCGAGGTTGCAAGCTTTAGAAAAAGTGGTTTTCAAATATGCAAAACCAAAAAATGTAATCATCACCACCCCAAACAAAGAATACAATGTATTGTTCGAAGGAATGTCCGTAGGGCAAATGCGCCACTCGGATCATAGATTCGAATGGACTAGGAAAGAGTTTGAAACCTGGGGGGATAGAATTGCAGAAACATTTGATTATGAGGTTTCGTATAAACCACTTGGAGAAGTGGATAAGAAGTATGGAGGGGCAAGTCAAATGGCAATTTTTAAGACGAAGAAAAATGAATAA